One Lytechinus pictus isolate F3 Inbred chromosome 12, Lp3.0, whole genome shotgun sequence genomic region harbors:
- the LOC129273085 gene encoding rhodopsin, GQ-coupled-like yields MTPSAISETNVVSFLHRVIVASVLLVFALVGLLGNSLVIISVIVSKNLRTITNILVVNLAFADILTSSFIPFQSVGLLSQTGTYPVNEGVCATVAAVLYTSVCCSAYTLVAIAFIRWYVITKSIRGHQGLHTPKRIIAIAVIIWIYSGSAMVLPPVFGLGTLGYSEYYSICSLKDGQTSKTYYVVLQGTLAAVALLITLTLYTLILSHVRRHNDQFRNKYATDDETKSTSASTRGGQASSSDSGGSHPPMIKAINQKEIEITKNLFMVVCVFMFCFLATVVNLYVIPGSSAVTLYTTMILLGNSVANPIVYGLKHPNFQVVFKKILSCRSVG; encoded by the coding sequence ATGACTCCAAGTGCTATATCGGAAACAAATGTCGTTTCTTTCCTTCATCGCGTAATTGTTGCATCCGTCTTGCTCGTATTCGCATTGGTCGGTCTTTTGGGCAACTCCCTCGTCATCATTTCAGTTATTGTTAGCAAAAACCTACGGACGATCACCAATATTCTGGTCGTCAATCTCGCTTTCGCCGATATCTTGACAAGTTCCTTTATACCTTTCCAAAGTGTTGGTCTCCTAAGTCAGACAGGAACTTACCCAGTGAACGAGGGGGTCTGCGCAACAGTGGCCGCAGTACTCTACACCAGCGTCTGCTGCAGTGCATACACTCTTGTAGCAATAGCATTTATAAGGTGGTATGTCATCACCAAGTCTATCCGAGGACACCAAGGTCTTCATACTCCCAAGAGAATCATTGCCATAGCTGTCATAATCTGGATATACTCAGGATCAGCTATGGTCCTACCTCCAGTGTTTGGTCTCGGGACACTCGGCTACTCCGAATATTACAGCATATGTTCTCTAAAAGATGGGCAAACATCCAAAACTTATTACGTCGTACTTCAGGGAACCTTGGCAGCAGTTGCTCTTCTGATCACTCTTACACTCTACACTTTGATTCTGAGTCATGTTCGTCGACACAATGACCAATTTCGAAACAAGTACGCAACGGATGATGAGACCAAGTCCACGTCAGCAAGTACACGCGGAGGCCAAGCTTCTTCATCTGATTCTGGAGGTTCTCATCCACCCATGATCAAGGCAATCAACCAAAAGGAAATCGAGATCACTAAGAATCTTTTCATGGTCGTTTGTGTTTTCATGTTCTGTTTCCTAGCCACTGTTGTTAATTTGTACGTCATCCCCGGTTCTAGTGCCGTTACTCTGTACACTACTATGATACTGTTAGGGAACAGTGTAGCCAATCCGATCGTGTATGGTTTGAAGCATCCGAACTTTCAGGTGGTCTTCAAGAAAATCCTAAGCTGTCGATCTGTAGGATAG
- the LOC135156081 gene encoding ceropsin-like yields the protein MENTTLLDFLNASIATTQTMYPTTDVQDITSTSDSGFDFTMIPSASSERSVVPFRHRVIVASVLFVIALVGLLGNSLVIISVIVSKNLRTITNILVVNLAFADILTCSFIPFQSVGLLSQTGTYPVNEGVCATVAAVLYISVCCSAYTLVAIAFIRWYVITKSIRGHQGLHTPKRIIVVAVIIWMFSVSAMVLPPVFGLGTLGYSEYYSTCSLKGGQTSTTYYVVLQGTLAAVALLLTLTLYTLILSHVCRHNDQFRNKYATDDETKSTSASKRGGQASSSDSGGSHPPMIKAINQKEIEITKNLFMVVCVFMFCFLATVVNFVIPGSSAVTLYTTMILLGNSVANPIVYGLKHPNFQVVFKKILSCRSVG from the coding sequence ATGGAAAATACAACTCTCTTAGATTTTCTCAATGCATCTATTGCCACTACACAAACCATGTACCCTACCACAGATGTACAGGATATCACCAGCACTTCAGATTCAGGATTCGATTTCACGATGATTCCAAGTGCTTCATCGGAAAGAAGTGTCGTTCCCTTCCGCCATCGCGTAATTGTTGCATCCGTCTTGTTCGTAATCGCATTGGTCGGTCTTTTGGGCAACTCCCTCGTCATCATTTCAGTTATTGTTAGCAAAAACCTACGGACGATCACCAATATTCTGGTCGTCAATCTCGCTTTCGCCGATATCTTGACGTGTTCCTTTATACCTTTCCAAAGTGTTGGTCTCCTAAGTCAGACAGGAACTTACCCAGTGAACGAGGGGGTCTGCGCAACAGTGGCCGCAGTACTCTACATTAGCGTCTGCTGCAGTGCATACACTCTTGTAGCAATAGCATTTATAAGGTGGTATGTCATCACCAAGTCTATCCGAGGACATCAAGGTCTTCATACTCCCAAGAGAATCATCGTCGTAGCTGTGATAATCTGGATGTTCTCGGTATCAGCCATGGTCCTACCTCCAGTGTTTGGTCTCGGGACACTCGGCTACTCCGAATATTACAGCACATGTTCTTTAAAAGGTGGGCAAACATCCACAACTTATTACGTCGTACTTCAAGGAACCTTGGCAGCAGTTGCTCTTCTGCTCACTCTTACACTCTACACTTTGATTCTGAGTCATGTTTGTCGACACAATGACCAATTTCGAAACAAGTACGCAACAGATGATGAGACCAAGTCCACGTCAGCAAGTAAACGCGGAGGCCAAGCTTCTTCATCTGATTCTGGAGGTTCTCATCCACCCATGATCAAGGCAATCAACCAAAAGGAAATCGAGATCACTAAGAATCTTTTCATGGTCGTTTGTGTTTTCATGTTCTGTTTCCTAGCCACTGTTGTTAATTTCGTCATCCCCGGTTCTAGTGCCGTTACTCTGTACACTACTATGATACTGTTAGGGAACAGTGTAGCCAATCCGATCGTGTATGGTTTGAAGCATCCGAACTTTCAGGTGGTCTTCAAGAAAATCCTAAGCTGTCGATCTGTAGGATAG